The Spirochaetaceae bacterium DNA segment TCTGGCGGCGACCACCGTCAACGTCGTGGTGGCGGTGCTGATCGGCGGCATCTCGGGATTCTTCGGCGGTCGACTCGACCTGGCGATGCAGCGCTTCGTCGACGCCTGGATGGCGTTCCCGGGGCTGCTGCTGTTGCTCACCATCATGTCGCTGGTGGGGCGGGGGTTGCCGCAGATCATCGTGGTGCTGGGGGTAACGGGCGGCATCGGCGGCTCGCGAGTGGTCCGCGGCGCGGTGATCGGGGTCAAGGAGAATGCCTACTTTCAGGCGGCCGAGGCGATCGCGCTACGCCGGCCTCATGGGCTGGTACGACACGTCGAGATTGACAGGCAGGCCGGCTTCTTGTACCGTTTTCCTGTACCAGAGGGACTCCCGATGATCTACGAAACCACCTACAGCAATGCGCGTGCCCACTTGGCGTCGCTTATGGATCAGGTTACCGACACCCGCGAACCGATCCTGATTCGCCGGCGTGGGGCGGAACCGGTCGCCCTGGTTGCAGCCGGTGAGCTTGCCGGGTGGATGGAGACCGCCTACCTGCTCCGCTCTCCCAAGAATGCACAGCGCCTGTTGGACGGCAACCGCCGTGCCGCCGCCGAGGAAGGCATTCCACTCAGCATTGAACAACTCCGCGAACGACTCGGCCTCGAAGGCGCGTGAGGGAGGCTCGCCGCCGGAATGCGCTCTTCGACCAGAACTGCCTGCACGAATTGGAGCACCGGGTCCGCACCGACCGGCGGCGCGCGCTGCGCATCCTCAAACTGATCGAAGCGGTACTCCGGGACCCCTTCGGCGGACCGGGTAAACCGGAACCGCTCCGAGGACAGCTCGCCGGCTCCTGGTCCCGGCGCATCGACCAGGAACACCGTCTGGTCTATCGAGTCGACACAGCGACCGTGCGATTTATCGCGGCACGGTACCACTACGGATCGTAACGGCATCGACGATGCCGAACGCCCCGACCGGGCCCGCTCGCCGGGTCAGGTGCGCCGGGCGTGGCGGTTCGGGTCGGCGCCGGCGAACAGCGTCCGGCGCCTGACGGCGGCGTCGCGCCGGCAGCGCTCGAAGTCCGCCTCGTGCAACCGGCCCCGCGGTGGATCAGCGAGGTCGAAGTGCCCGTGGCGGTCCTCGCCGCACGCCAGCCGGACCATCCAGCGTTCGCCGGTGCGCTGCCGCATTGTGGGCTTGATGTAGCGAATGGCCACGCCGATGCGGCGGTCGTCGGTACCGTTGGGACCCGAGGCGTGAAACAGGTGGCCGTGGTGCAGCGAGGCCTGGCCGGTGTGCAGTTCCACGGCCACGCCATCGGCCTCGTCCACGTCGACGGCGATCTCCTGGCCGCGGCTAAGCTGGTTGTCGGCGGCGAAGGTGTCGACGTGCGGGACGATTGGGCGCCGGTGACTGCCGGGCACGAACCGCATGCAGCCGCTGGCGATGGTCGCCGGCGACAGCGCCACCCAGCCGGTGGTTTCCTCCACGTCGTCCAGGCCCCAGTAGGTCAGGTCCTGGTGCCAGGTAACGACCTTGGCCGACTGCGCCTCCTTGGTGAACAGGTTTGCGCTCCACACCAGGAGGTCTGGCCCGAGCACCTGGGCCACCGCCGCCAGCAGCTTCTCGTTACGGACCAGCGCGTCGAACGACGGCAGCAGTTGGTTCACGCTGCCGCGCAGGAGCCCACTCCGCTCGGAATCGTCCGCCAACTCCGCCTCGGCCGCCTCCAGGTCGGCGCGGATCGACCGTGCCTCGGCCTCGCTGAGCACGTCGATCGGAAACACGAATCCGTCCCGCCGGTAGGTCTCGGCCAAGCCGTTAGCGCCGTCACCCATATTCCTGATACCTCGCAGACTGGACATTCGCCGCCCGCCGCGGCGGCGATCCCGTATCATAGCACCCAATCGGGACACCGGCCGGCCGACACCGGAGGTGATCGCGGGTGCGATTGCGGGTGCCGCCGGCCGATAACAAGAACCAACAGGGGGCGCTGCCATGATCAAGGGCGTACATACGATGTTCTTCTCGTCTGAGCCGGAAGCGTTGCGCGAGTTCCTGCGCGACAAGCTGGGCTTCGACTCGTTTACCGACGTCGGCGGCGGCTGGCTGATCTTCGACCTGCCGGAAGCGGACATGGGGGTGCATCCCGCCGATCCCGCCGGAACTCACGGCCAGCCCGCCGGCACCCACGATATCTCGTTCTACTGCGACGATATCCAGGCTACGGTGGCGGACCTGAAGCGCCGTGGCGTGGTGTTCGAAGAAGAGGTGGTCGACGCCGGATTCGGCTTCACGACCCGGTTCGCGATGCCGGGCGGCGTAAGCGTGCAACTCTACCAGCCGCACTACCAGAAGGGCACCGGCTAACGCGCGGCACCGGAGAGACGGACCCGCCACCGGACATCATTTACCGGTGGGGCACCCGTGTGTGGCGCGCCGGGAGCCGGCGGACGCTGATCTCCGACACCAGCGCCGCGCCGCCGTGGGCGGATAAGAGCAGTTCGGAACCGGCGGGGCCGGCGCGCCGCGCGGCAACCGTGTAGCGTTCGTCGACGCACAGGTCGACGATGCCGCCAACGACCAACAGGTAGATGGTGTAAGGACGATCGATGCATCCCGCTCTGCCCCGTGCAGCGGAACGCCAAGCTGCACCGCACCCTGGACCGCCGGCTCGGCGGTTGTCTCGCCCTCACTCCCGCTCATGTGCCAGGCTACCAGCGCATCGGCGAGCGGGCCGGAGTCGAGCTTCGA contains these protein-coding regions:
- a CDS encoding type II toxin-antitoxin system prevent-host-death family antitoxin, with the translated sequence MTDFFRRLVKEKPLSIVAGVVILLLILVAIFADVLAPYSHDEVNIVDRMQAPSNRYLLGTDQLGRDLLSRLVFGARISLTVGLAATTVNVVVAVLIGGISGFFGGRLDLAMQRFVDAWMAFPGLLLLLTIMSLVGRGLPQIIVVLGVTGGIGGSRVVRGAVIGVKENAYFQAAEAIALRRPHGLVRHVEIDRQAGFLYRFPVPEGLPMIYETTYSNARAHLASLMDQVTDTREPILIRRRGAEPVALVAAGELAGWMETAYLLRSPKNAQRLLDGNRRAAAEEGIPLSIEQLRERLGLEGA
- a CDS encoding phytanoyl-CoA dioxygenase family protein codes for the protein MGDGANGLAETYRRDGFVFPIDVLSEAEARSIRADLEAAEAELADDSERSGLLRGSVNQLLPSFDALVRNEKLLAAVAQVLGPDLLVWSANLFTKEAQSAKVVTWHQDLTYWGLDDVEETTGWVALSPATIASGCMRFVPGSHRRPIVPHVDTFAADNQLSRGQEIAVDVDEADGVAVELHTGQASLHHGHLFHASGPNGTDDRRIGVAIRYIKPTMRQRTGERWMVRLACGEDRHGHFDLADPPRGRLHEADFERCRRDAAVRRRTLFAGADPNRHARRT
- a CDS encoding Txe/YoeB family addiction module toxin translates to MREARRRNALFDQNCLHELEHRVRTDRRRALRILKLIEAVLRDPFGGPGKPEPLRGQLAGSWSRRIDQEHRLVYRVDTATVRFIAARYHYGS